The genomic stretch acgcactgagtttgaaggtataccttgaaatacatccacaggtacacctccaattgactcaattgatgtcaattagcctatcagaagcttctaaagacgtgacattttctggaattttccaagctgtttaaaggcacaatcaactaagtgtatgtaaacttctgacccactggaattttgatactgtgaattataagtgaaataatctgtctgtgaacaattgttggcaaaaattacttgtatcatgcacaaaagtagatgtcttaaccgacttgtcgaaaatatagtttgttaacaagaaatttgtggagtggttgaaaaatgagttttaatgactccaacctaagtgtatgtaaacttccgacttcaactgtatatgttgcCATTACTTCTGCTGGTTGTTCTTCTCATCGAAACTTCAGCCCAAAATGATTTTGCCCTGTGTGCCATTCTCACCATAAATGATTTAACAGCTGCATTTCAATAATACATTTGTGTAACAATTGCTTTAATGAAGGAGAGCATTCAAGAAACTGACAGTATGCTACtcactctcaaagcactttaacAAAATGTTAAATAATACCATAAATGAAAACCGTAAGATACAGTACAAAAATCCTTTAAACCCTCATTTAATCAACAAGCTCTCGCAGTCGcacatcagaattagacgttcatccatgtttctcaatcACATTTTGAAGTTATTCCAAACatcaaacgtcaaagtgtttagTTACTTCTCTGTATAATTCCAAGGTAAAAttttaggtattaactctgaagtcttaaggttaggcatgaacaccaaatggttatggtaagggttaaggttacggATAGGCTTAAAGCaaaatatcaaaaacaactttctattgctggattcAAACATGCAGCCTTTGGAGCCACAGGCAGATGCTTACGCACATCTGCCATACCTGTCCACAATACCTACTTAAAGataacagcacttactgttgCCCCTAGAGCCAGTTTCCACGTCCTCTCCCGACCTCCTCAGACATGTATGGAcattgaatactgacttgtatcatgggtgacctgcCTGTATTTAATCTCTCCCATTTCCACAGGCACCTCTTGTActgtacacccacacacagtaAAGTTGACATTGCACATTGTGCTAAAAACAAAGCCTAGCCCACTGTTATGATTTCACAGGTCCAATGTCAGTGATTTGAAAGGCTTGGGATACATCATCATTAACATTTACAAACCAGCAGCCAATCCAACTCACTAGAATAGGAAATTGTGTACAGTAGCTTCATGCATAACAATTGCAGTGCCAGCCGCATAGGCTACAGATACTACATGCAGTATGAAAGCAAAGAGGAGTGCTCTTGTAATGCAGAAAAGGGCTTTCACATTAGATCACGATCTGGGTGAATTGCATTGACCCACATCGATCATTTTTAGGTTAGGTCTGAGCCATGGGAGGATGATGGTGCAGTGCTGGCAGGTGGATGTCTGTCTCCTTGCTGTTGTCTGAGCAGTCCAAAGGGATGTAACAGCCAGAGTCTCTGGGGCAGTCGGTCAGGTCCGCTTTAACACTCTCAGTCGGGGACTTGGCATCCTGGTTTAACTCTCCCTCCTGACCATCACCTAGAATGGAATGGGTATGGGGGCTTTGAGAACTTGTATTCAAAAGTAATGGCCACAGATATGCTCCCACAATATCAGAGTAgcagaaataacttttttcatAGTTTCCTCTTTCCCCCCCAACCCCCGAAATATGCCTATTGTAGCTGGATGTTTGATCTGTATGTAGGCTGTGAAAGCTGTGAGACCATGTTACATTTGCTTACCGCAGCGAAAAGTGAAGTTCAAAAGATAAAAAGGTTTGCATAAGCTTGAAAAACATGACAGATAAGCTAGTGTAGCGCCCATACCACAGTGTCTTACCTCTGAAAATGACATTTCCTGTTAATAGCTTGTCTTGTCTTGTACCACTCAATGTAGTTTCCTGACTCTGCCTTTCCTTTCATGTCCTTCTAGTAACTGTCTCTTTACAGCCTGTAAGCAGTGTTTTGTGTATTTGCAGTGTATATAGattatgtatacagtaccagtcaaacgtttggacacacctactcattcaagggtttttctttatttttactattttctacattgtagaataatagtgaagacatcaatactatgaaataacacatatggaatcatgtagtaaccaacaaagttttaaacaaataaaaatatattctttgccttgatgacagatcacctggaatgcttttctaacagtcttgaaggagttcccacatatgctgagcacttgttggctgcttttccttcacactgcagtccaactcatcccaaaccatctcaattgggttgaggtcgggtgattgtggaggccaggtcatctgatgtagcactccatcactctccttcttggtcaaatagcccctacacagcctgtaggtgtgttgggccattgtcctgtttcaaaacaaatgatagtcccactaagtgcaaactggatgggatggcatatcgctgcagaaagcTGTAAagctgaattctaaataaattattacagacagtgtcaccagcaaagcaaccccacacaatcacacatccTCCTtcctgcttcacggtgggaaccacatgcagaggtcatccgttcacctactctgcgtctcacaaagacataacagttgtaaccaaaaatctcagatttggactcatcagaccaaagcacaCATTTCCActgggtctaatgtccattgctcgtgtttcttggcccgagcaagtctcttcttattattggtgtcctttagtagtggtttccttgcagcaattagaccacgAAGGCCTAATTCATgacgtctcctctgaacagtttatgttgagatgtgtctgttacttgaactctgaagcatttatttgggctgcaatttctgaggctgttaactctaaggaacttatcgtctgcagcagaggtaactctgggatttcctttcctgtggcggtcctcatgagagccagtttcatcatagtacttgatggttttgcgattgcacttgaagaaactttcaaagttcttgaaatgttccgtattgactgaccttcatgtcttaaagtaatgatcgaCTGTCatcgcttatttgagctgttcttgccataatatggacttggtcttgtaCCAAatagctatcttctgtataccccctaccttgtcacaacacaactgattggctcaaacacgttAAGAAGAacataaattccacaaattaacttttaaccaggcacaactgttaattgaaatgcattccaggtgactgcctcatgaagctggttgagagaataccaaaagtctgcaaagctgtcatcaaggcaaggggtggtaactttgaagaaactcataaaatatattttgatttgtttcacacttttttggttattcaattattccatgtgttatctcatagtttatgtcttcactattattctacaatgtatggAAAAATAAAGAATtgtccttgaatgagtaggtgtccaaatttttgactggtactgtttagtATAACACATCTTTAGCTATCCATGGCCAGTACAAGATGGCTGATATCCTGTTATTTACACACACTGTGAGGTGAACACAATTAATGTTACATTCTGAAGTTCACTTCTTGCAGTGATATTACTTTGTTAATACAGACAGTCTTTACTGGGTCTTCTATATGAATTCAATTACTTTCTGACTgaaccccttttgatttgaatgaaaccCTCCAtcaataaatacataaaataggATCTAAGCTACAACATATATTATGATCAAGAAAAACATCTAGATCTGGCAATATTAGATCATTGATGTGAAAGCATAATCCTTGCTCCGGCCAAAAGCTATGCGACGCCCACAAACATTAGCCTTAttcagaatgtattaaaaatatatattaactcagcaatctacacacaataccccataatgacaaagtgaaaacagttgtttagacatttttgtaaatctcttaaaaataaaaaacagaaataccttatttacataagtattcagaccctttgctattagccttgaaattgagctcaggtgcatcctgttttttctacagcttgattggagtccacctgtcgtaaattcaattgattggaaaggtacccacctgtctatataaggtcccacagttgacagtgcatgtcagaggaaaaaccaacccatgaggttgaaggaattgtccatagtgctctgagacaagattgtgtcgaggcacagatctggggaaagttactaaaaaatgtctgcagcattgaaggtccccaagaacagtgtggcctccatcattcttaaattgaagaagtttggaaccaccaagactcttcctagagctggctgcccggccaaactgagcaatcgtggaagagccttggtcagggaggtgaccaaggctccagagttcctctgtggagatgggagaaccttccagaaggacaaccatctctgcagcactccaccaatcaggcctttatggtagattggccagacaaaagccactcgtcagcaaaaggcacatgacagcccacttggagtttgccaagaagCACCTTAAAGactctccgaccatgagaaacaagattctctggttaccaatatttaactctttggcctgaatgccaaacgtcacgtttggaggaaaactggcaccatcccgaaggtgaagcatggtggtggcagcatcatgctgtggggatgttttttagcggcagggactgggagacttgtcagaatcaacagaaagatgaatggagcaaagtacagagagatccttgataaaaacctgctccagagtgctcaggacctcagactggggtgaaggtgtaccttccaacaggtcaacgaccctaagcacacagccaagataacgcaggagtgattttgggacaagtctctgaatgtgcttgagtggcccagccagagcctggtcttgaacccgatcaaacatctctggagagacctgaaaataggtgtgcagctatgctccccatccaacatgacagagcttgagaggatctgcagagaagaatttgagaaactccccaaatacaggtgtgccaatcttgtagcgtcatacccaagaagaaccgaggctgtaatcgttgccaagggtgcttcaacaaagtactgagtaaatggtctgaatacttatgtaaatgtgatatttcagtttctattttttttttttaaacaaatttaaaaaagaactgtatatgctttgtcattgtggggtatcgtgtgtagattgataaggaaaaatAAACAATgcaatcaattttataataaggctgtaaagtaacaaaatatggaaaaagtcaaggggtctgaatactctccgaatgcactatatgtaGCGAACGTCAGAGCAGCGAAATAATTCAGTTTGAGTCATCAGGCAAGGGGTTTGCAAtggggtcaactttgagcacctctattttcttttggcattcaggtccaaaaagtaacTTTCTTACTACTTCTACCATGATGTGAAAAACTCACTTTCATAAACTCACTTTCTTACTAATTTTACTTCCAGATGTGAAAAACTCACTTTCATAAGTGGAACTGCAAGTTCCCAAATTCCCAATCACATGTGAAAATGTTGAAAATGCAAATTATATTAAGAAAACTTCTCACTTTCACATGTGGCAGTGAAACACTGTTACTCTCCTTGCACATTACTACTTAGCCTACCTGAGCATTATCATTTCAGGTGTGTTAAAGGTAATTTATTATTTCTGAGCCATTCATTCAGACTGTTACTGCTGCAGGCGCATGCCTCTCTTCTTCATACGTTGGTCAGTGACCATTGGAAGATACCGAATGAAAATAACAGGTAAAATAGCTCTCTGTGTCTCCAAATTCTATCCTGTTTTACGGTTTCTACGCAAGGTTACATTTTCAAAATCTAGAGATAACTTATAAATTGAAAATGAAAGTTTAGAAAAGGTGAGAAAAAAGGTGAGATTTTTACCATTTACATGAgtttagtagctagctaactaacttttGTATGCAAGTCAATGAGAAAAAGATGGCGTCTCAGATGACTCCTTATTTATCTTGTTTAACATGTAAACATTTTGTTAATCAGTTAACTCAAGTTAACTTTGTCATTTTATTGTGATTAATCACATTGTCTGAAACCATtcaaaatacactgaaaacatccaAAATACATAATCTATACAGCTAAAAACAACAATGCAATCTCAAAACAAGTTAACATTGAGGTTAAAGAAAGTGTGCTCATCAAATAACCTAATTTTGCTAAATGTTACTTTGAACAAACTCAAGACGTTAACATTCTTAGTCcttttttattaaaaaatatcGTAAATTTGTGCAAATTCTGAATTTGCGATTAATCTGGATTAATCAGCAAATCCTGTGATAAACTTGATTAAAATGTTTTATCGTTTGACAGCCCTAGTTAAAATTTACATTAAAATGGCAAAAAAGGAACATGTGAAAGTGTAGCAGACATGACTTGTCATGGTTGCTTTTGCTGATGGTCATGTGATGAGGTAGCCCCCTCTGCAACTTCAACATTCGTGTTGACCCTCTTAGTCTAATGGTCAACACGTTGGCTTCACTTGTGGGAGACCTGGGTTCTAATCCTGCCAGTTCTAAAAGTACATGTGAAATGTTGGGAAACCACATGTCTGTGTCATGAAAAATTGTCATGTGGAACTTCACATGTGTATATGCAAACCACATGTGATTTGTTCTCGTGAAATTCCATGTGAAATGTCACGTGTCCACAAACCCAGTGTTTTTTCTCATGTGTTTTTATTAAGGGTATCCTGTTATCATTAGCCTCTTTACCTGTGTACCTGATACCACAGCCCTGATACAGCACATCTGCTGATGGTATGCCCTTCCTTACCTGCTTTGGCGATCTTTTGTCAGAACTAACACTATTGCGCATCACCTAAGACCTAGGTGTTGTCTTAAGTGCCTTTTTTAactgtattttacctttatttaactaggcatgtcagttaagaacaaattcttatttttaatgacagcctaggaacagtgggttaactgccttgttcagccgacagatttgtaccttgtcagatcggggatttcggtttgcaaccttccggttactagtccaacgttctaaccactaggctacgctgccacccttTGCATTCCACCTGGAAATTTAAGTAGGAGGAAGACTACCCTAACTCACTTTGGGGTTCTTGGAGACACTCGATGGCTGCCATGAGAAGATGTCTGTGTTCAGGATCAGTCACATTGAGTTCCATCAGATACTTCTCCTTCAGCTCTTTCAGGTCATCTACTGTTTGATAGCCATTCAGGAGCAGTGAAGAGGCATACTCCTACAATACATATAAACAATACCAATCTGTAAGCAAGTCGCCATGTTGCAATAAAAAACGCAACTAAATTGACATTGACATCAGAAACATATTGTTCCCTAAAGATGCAATTTATCTGGGGATTTTTTCCAAAGAATCCAGGGAACCTGTTTTTTTGCGAGGGATTATTTGTAACCACtttgaggagagagacagagaagagagggagaaagagagagtcagtcTACCTCCAGATTGAGGCGCTCTAGGAGCTCCTGTAGCGTTTTGGGACGGGGTCTCCTGCTCCTCATGTGTGTCCTCGTCTTCTGAGGCAGTTCAGGAACCTTCTCTACTATGAGGTCCACGTAGATGAACTTAAAGTTTCCCACCTTGTTGTTCAGCATGCCTGTCCATATACCCATAGGAGGCTTGCTGATTATCTCAATCACATCCCCCACCTGAAAGAAGAATTGGTccttttacttgagaaatactgtacaTGTAATAGATCAACACAGCCTGCTTTGCAAGACATTGGCTCGATCTCAACTGTTTAAAAATCCAGGAAGATGTGTGGAAGGACAGGTTTGACATTTGAGAAAGAGGCAGTCTATAACTATTCATCATAATATGTTATATTATTCTACATTCACAGCAATATTTCAGTCAGTCAGGAATCAGGATACAACTAGTTTAGTCAAGTAGGCTAATTACCTTAAGTTTAAGTGATTCCGTGTCGTACGGACTGGGGACAAAGTCTGTGTGGACCCGGGCTCTGCCACAGAACTGGCCTGTGTAGGGCAGCACCTCATCCAGCCTCAGACTGTCTCTGTTACTGAAGCCATCTGACCCGCTGGTCAACCCACCTGGGGAGCAGCACACAACACAGTTTGATTGGTAGGAGACCGACATCATGATGTTTGGCTTCACATCAGTATttacaaagacaaagacaaatgtGTTACATAGGGCATTTtgggtactgtagtacatcatgcTACATAGTGAGGGAGTTTCCTGCTCCTAGATGAGGATTTATGGTCTAATCGTAGCCTACTTGCTGATTTGAACATTTAAATTATGAAAGGTATGGCAGTGAGTTAAACATTGACAGTTTAGACTTTTGACTGTGATTATGTTTGTCAGGCATCCTTGTTTGGTTAATCAAGGTGCAACAACATGCcttagtacagttgaagtcggaagtttacatagaccttagccaaatacatttaaacgcagttttcacaattcctgacatttaatcctagtaaaaatttcctgtcttaggtcagctaggatcaccactttattttaagaatgtgaaatgtcagaataatagtagagaaaatgattaatttcagcttttatttctttcatcagaagtttacatacactcaattagtatttggtagcattgcctttaaattgtttaacttgggtcaaacatttaagggtagccttccacaagcttcccacaataagttgggtgaattttggcccattgactgagtcaggtttgtagacctccttgctcgcacacagcagtggcttctttcttgctgagcggcctttcaggttatgtcgatataggactcgtgttactgtggatatagatacttttgtatctgtttcctccagcatcttcacaaggtccttcgctgttgttctgggattgattctcacgtttcgcaccaaagtacgttcatctctaggagacagaacgcgtctcctttctgagtggtatgatgtctgcgtggtcccatggtgtttatacttgcatactattgtttgtacagatgaacgtggtaacttcaggcgttttgaaattgctgccaaggatgaaccagacttgtggaggtctactgtttttttctgaggtcttggctgatttcttttgcttttgccatgatgtcaagtaaagaggcactgggtttgaaggtaggccttgaaatacatccacaggtacacctccaattgactcaattgatgtcaattagcctatcagaagcttctaaagccatgacatcattttctggaactttccaagctatttaaaggcacagtcaacttagtgtatgtaaacttctgacccactggaattgtgatgcagtgaattgtaagtgaaataatctgtctgtaaacaattgttggcaaaaaattacgtgtcatgcacaaagtagatgtcctaaccgacttgccaaaactatcgtttttattaacaaaaaatgtgtggagtggtttgaaaacaagttttaatgactccaacctaagtgtatgtaaacttccgacttcaactgtagattggGTTCCATACTTAGATTTTTATCAACCACAATGTGTAGCATGCTTTACTGTAATGCAGAGTAAGCGAAAATTGCATTAGTAGAGAGTGAAAGGGAACTTAATTAGTTCAGTaaggtcttggctgtgtgcccaATGAGCTTACTGAAATTGCTGTGTCCACTGTTGAGACCGTAGAGACTTTCAAGGGAGTGACTGGACACTCTGTGTCCTTTTGGAAATGAATGGACACCATTAACAATATCCCCTCTtccttcttcatctctctctgtcccgtcaACCTACACAGTAAAAAACAACAGATAAGGTCACGTTTTATTATTTTCTTTGCCCTCCTTTTCTTATGCTGTCACTCCCCATCTCATCTTATCTCACAGCGTGGTAGTTGAGGAGGAAGAACAGGAAAAAGCCAAACCAATCAGAgggctgggtcaggccagggCTCTAAGCTATTCCGTGTTTAATTTCTCATGTGCCAAAGCTGCTCAGTATCCCAGGCAGTTTATGTAAGGCCACAGaagagctcctctcctctcttctgccaAGAGTCCTTAATCCACACAGAGCTGCCTTACCATTTATTACTGAGACTTGACATGGCCAGGAAGTGTGTGTCATCTACCATAGGCTCTGACTGTACCTCCCTGGTCCTCTCTGTGAGAGAAGAGTTGCTTCTTTTTAGCTCCACAAATCGCTTGGTGACGCTTTGATTTGTTTTGACTCAGTGATGTTTAGACATGTTGGTTGTCATGACACTCCCTTTTAGGGTGAGGATCAtagccctctctctcactctctctcccaccaaagGTTTATGAAGGTCATAAATACCTAAAAAATCTTTACCACACTCGGGCCAAAATGAAGGTTGAGAATCCCTTTGTTACCACAGAGAAAGACTTTGCAGTATGGTAACCTCAAAAGGTTGAATAATGTAGCAATATTTCAGTATTCCAACCAGTTGAAATTTTCCGTGGGTACTTAAAGAACAATCGTGTCGAATTCCTTACTAATTTGTCATGTAACTACCACGGCAGAACAACATAActgtttctctgaatgtgtaTATT from Oncorhynchus tshawytscha isolate Ot180627B linkage group LG09, Otsh_v2.0, whole genome shotgun sequence encodes the following:
- the LOC112257813 gene encoding SAM domain-containing protein SAMSN-1 isoform X1, which encodes MSPTTPATRPQASPGTMALTSPCPEQQPGTTLRIWSRNWTANRYPQMSCSNGCSQILTSQNPRKPSNVSNKDPKSKTKPKRSTSFGRFDTFRHQPAPVKPVENGDSSSAEGEQVDSGDQTRSGGIGKKMKAISLTMMKRMGRNYAKALSEEMVDGTERDEEGRGDIVNGVHSFPKGHRVSSHSLESLYGLNSGHSNFSGLTSGSDGFSNRDSLRLDEVLPYTGQFCGRARVHTDFVPSPYDTESLKLKVGDVIEIISKPPMGIWTGMLNNKVGNFKFIYVDLIVEKVPELPQKTRTHMRSRRPRPKTLQELLERLNLEEYASSLLLNGYQTVDDLKELKEKYLMELNVTDPEHRHLLMAAIECLQEPQSDGQEGELNQDAKSPTESVKADLTDCPRDSGCYIPLDCSDNSKETDIHLPALHHHPPMAQT
- the LOC112257813 gene encoding SAM domain-containing protein SAMSN-1 isoform X2 → MKAISLTMMKRMGRNYAKALSEEMVDGTERDEEGRGDIVNGVHSFPKGHRVSSHSLESLYGLNSGHSNFSGLTSGSDGFSNRDSLRLDEVLPYTGQFCGRARVHTDFVPSPYDTESLKLKVGDVIEIISKPPMGIWTGMLNNKVGNFKFIYVDLIVEKVPELPQKTRTHMRSRRPRPKTLQELLERLNLEEYASSLLLNGYQTVDDLKELKEKYLMELNVTDPEHRHLLMAAIECLQEPQSDGQEGELNQDAKSPTESVKADLTDCPRDSGCYIPLDCSDNSKETDIHLPALHHHPPMAQT